A window of Thermofilaceae archaeon genomic DNA:
TCATACCGATCCCCGACGAGGTGCTCGACGTCTACAGGCTGTGGAGGCCCACACCGCTCGTGAGAGCTTACAGGCTGGAGCGGGCGCTCAAGACGCCGGCTGAAATCTACTACAAGTACGAGGGGGTGAGCCCTCCGGGCAGCCACAAGCCGAACACGGCCGTCGCGCAGGCCTACTTCAACCTGAGGGAGGGGGTCGAGCGGCTGACGACAGAGAC
This region includes:
- a CDS encoding TrpB-like pyridoxal-phosphate dependent enzyme (catalyzes the formation of L-tryptophan from indole and L-serine) yields the protein MPNYKLVIGEEELPKAWYNILPDLPEPLPPPLKPDGTPVKPEELEAIFPKEIVRQEVSLERFIPIPDEVLDVYRLWRPTPLVRAYRLERALKTPAEIYYKYEGVSPPGSHKPNTAVAQAYFNLREGVERLTTET